A window from Rhizosphaericola mali encodes these proteins:
- a CDS encoding alpha/beta hydrolase family esterase, producing the protein MFKISKYLLIVLLFSGINNLFAQITGSTQMKSWTVDGITRKALVYIPNLATTQDAPIIFLFHGHGGNMETMLQTHDFRTLWPEAILVVPQGLNTPGGLVDRQGRFSGWQQNQGDMQDRDIHFFDQILDSLKSNFHVDTNRVFVTGHSNGGSFAYLLWAMRGNKIAAVASSAGLSFQIKIPLSPKPVMQIMGTKDPLVKPAWQKMEINLLKKLNSCSDNAEMLNKNVFLYPSKTNTPVEVYIHDKGHIYPQESLQSVVDFFKSCN; encoded by the coding sequence ATGTTTAAAATATCTAAATACCTCTTGATTGTTCTGTTATTTTCTGGTATAAATAACTTGTTTGCGCAAATAACAGGATCTACTCAAATGAAATCATGGACCGTCGATGGAATAACACGAAAGGCTCTAGTGTATATCCCTAATTTAGCAACTACGCAAGATGCTCCTATAATTTTCCTTTTCCACGGACATGGGGGAAATATGGAAACGATGCTTCAAACCCATGATTTTAGAACCTTATGGCCAGAGGCTATTTTGGTCGTTCCGCAGGGATTAAATACACCAGGTGGGCTCGTTGATAGACAAGGAAGGTTTTCTGGCTGGCAACAAAACCAAGGAGATATGCAAGATCGAGACATCCATTTTTTTGATCAAATATTAGATTCTTTAAAATCAAATTTTCACGTTGACACAAATCGAGTCTTTGTAACAGGACATTCTAATGGCGGTAGTTTTGCGTATTTACTTTGGGCGATGCGTGGAAATAAAATTGCAGCCGTTGCATCTTCCGCCGGATTATCTTTTCAAATTAAAATACCACTTTCCCCTAAACCAGTTATGCAAATCATGGGAACAAAAGATCCATTAGTCAAACCTGCATGGCAAAAAATGGAAATCAATTTGCTAAAAAAATTGAATAGTTGTAGCGATAATGCTGAAATGCTCAATAAAAATGTATTTCTATATCCATCAAAAACAAATACTCCTGTAGAAGTATATATACACGACAAAGGACATATCTATCCTCAAGAATCACTACAATCTGTTGTAGATTTTTTCAAATCTTGCAATTGA
- a CDS encoding endonuclease/exonuclease/phosphatase family protein: protein MKKLFLAMCFSVAMMSMVEVNAQKLNLATYNLRNANKEDSTDGNGWGKRFPVIANMVKYYGFDIWGTQEGKSWQLQDLINQLPDYSYIGIGRDDGKKEGEYSAIFYNKKKITVVESGNFWLSQDTTKPNKGWDAVLPRICTWGKFKLIKSGKEFYMFNLHMDHIGVVARAESSKLILAKIKNMKVKIPIVLTGDFNVNQSSESFLLLDKSNVLKDSYRLTNNKLASAGTYNGFGNNLHKDERIDHIFLSDAWKVNAYGILTDGYVDKDEKSGKYLMRYPSDHFPVLTKLSF, encoded by the coding sequence ATGAAAAAATTATTCTTAGCAATGTGTTTCTCTGTAGCTATGATGTCTATGGTAGAAGTAAATGCTCAAAAATTAAATTTGGCGACATACAACCTTCGTAATGCCAATAAAGAAGATTCTACCGATGGTAACGGTTGGGGTAAAAGATTTCCAGTAATTGCAAATATGGTCAAATATTATGGCTTTGATATTTGGGGTACGCAAGAAGGAAAATCTTGGCAATTACAAGATTTAATAAATCAATTGCCTGATTATTCTTATATAGGTATTGGTCGAGATGACGGTAAAAAAGAGGGTGAATACTCCGCTATATTTTATAATAAAAAGAAAATTACAGTTGTAGAAAGTGGTAATTTTTGGTTATCACAAGATACAACTAAGCCCAATAAAGGCTGGGATGCAGTTTTGCCAAGGATTTGTACTTGGGGTAAATTTAAATTGATTAAGAGCGGAAAGGAATTTTATATGTTTAATTTACACATGGATCATATTGGCGTTGTAGCTCGTGCGGAAAGTTCTAAATTGATACTCGCAAAAATCAAAAATATGAAAGTTAAAATTCCCATTGTATTAACTGGTGATTTTAATGTGAACCAAAGTAGTGAAAGCTTTTTGTTATTGGATAAGTCAAATGTTTTGAAAGATTCCTATAGGTTGACTAACAATAAGCTCGCAAGTGCTGGGACTTATAATGGATTTGGTAACAATCTGCATAAGGATGAAAGAATTGATCATATATTTTTGTCAGATGCGTGGAAGGTCAATGCTTATGGTATCTTGACGGATGGATATGTTGATAAAGATGAAAAATCTGGTAAATATTTGATGCGCTATCCTTCAGATCATTTTCCTGTACTAACAAAATTATCTTTCTAG
- a CDS encoding RagB/SusD family nutrient uptake outer membrane protein: MRKNNLIQYLLILGISLLTFSCTKNLDQQPESTATKDAIFGSESGLSTYALSFYDMLPSIGDPFRTDCNISDYGATSSIPTYLTSNGYTADNATGWDWTNLRNVNYFIENCTNTAVSESVRENYIGIARFFRAYFYFDKMKQFGDVPWYSTPIASDDSTDLYKPRDSRTLIMDSIIADLEYAGQHITTDQESTRSTITKWVVYGYLSRFCLFEGTFRKYHTSFGLTGGADSLLQKAAAAADTVIQSGAYSIYGSDSTSYRTLFTSSAPVTSEIMLADVTSSALSVYNDANWYFNSSTYGTRFSFIKKFINTYLNIDGSRFTDKNGYDTIPFIREMQNRDWRLQQTVRGLNYTVTSNGANPTKTAPDFSYVYTGYQPIKWVLDDTKYNNAALNTNSISLMRYAEILLNYAEAKAELGTITSTDWASTIGKIRARAGITDGLSNLPTVVDSYLQTNYYPDITDPTIMEIRRERGIELALEGFRFADLVRWDEGADLTNTWDGMYVPSVGTPMDLNGDGQNDVCFYITAPTTQETGVSYIDVSGSSIMLDNKTYGHLLWLPNTSKIWADYKYLYPIPTTVLQKNKYLVQNTGW; this comes from the coding sequence ATGCGAAAAAATAATTTAATTCAATATCTTTTGATCTTAGGAATATCGTTGCTCACATTTTCATGTACTAAAAATTTAGATCAACAGCCTGAAAGTACAGCTACCAAAGATGCAATCTTCGGCAGTGAAAGTGGATTGTCAACCTATGCTCTTTCTTTTTATGATATGTTGCCTTCTATAGGTGATCCATTTCGGACAGATTGTAATATATCCGACTATGGAGCAACTAGTTCTATCCCTACTTATCTTACATCCAATGGCTACACCGCTGATAATGCAACTGGCTGGGACTGGACCAATCTAAGAAATGTCAACTATTTTATTGAAAATTGTACTAATACTGCAGTTTCTGAATCTGTTAGAGAAAATTATATAGGGATAGCTAGATTTTTTAGAGCTTATTTTTATTTTGATAAGATGAAACAGTTTGGGGATGTGCCTTGGTATAGTACCCCAATTGCTTCAGATGATTCAACGGATTTATATAAACCTAGAGACTCTCGTACATTAATCATGGACTCTATTATTGCTGATTTGGAGTATGCGGGTCAACATATAACTACAGATCAAGAGTCAACTAGAAGTACTATTACAAAATGGGTAGTATACGGTTATTTGTCCAGATTTTGTTTGTTTGAAGGTACGTTTAGAAAATATCATACTTCATTTGGTCTTACAGGTGGTGCAGATTCCTTATTACAAAAAGCCGCAGCCGCAGCCGATACAGTAATTCAATCCGGTGCTTATAGTATATATGGATCTGATAGTACCTCGTACAGAACATTATTTACAAGTTCTGCTCCTGTGACAAGTGAGATTATGTTAGCTGACGTAACAAGCTCCGCATTGTCAGTTTACAATGATGCAAACTGGTACTTTAATAGTTCTACTTATGGAACCCGTTTTAGTTTTATCAAAAAATTTATCAATACTTATTTAAATATTGATGGATCTAGATTTACGGATAAAAATGGATATGACACAATTCCTTTTATAAGAGAGATGCAAAATCGTGATTGGCGTTTGCAACAAACAGTAAGGGGATTAAATTATACAGTTACAAGTAATGGTGCAAATCCTACCAAAACGGCCCCAGATTTCTCCTATGTCTATACTGGATATCAACCTATTAAATGGGTGTTAGATGATACAAAATATAATAATGCCGCATTAAATACTAATAGTATCTCCTTAATGCGTTATGCAGAGATTCTATTAAATTATGCAGAGGCTAAAGCCGAATTGGGTACGATTACTTCTACAGATTGGGCAAGTACTATAGGGAAAATAAGAGCAAGAGCTGGTATTACAGATGGCTTGAGTAATCTTCCAACGGTTGTAGATTCTTATTTGCAAACAAATTATTATCCAGATATTACAGATCCAACAATCATGGAAATACGCAGAGAACGTGGTATTGAATTAGCCTTAGAAGGATTTAGATTTGCAGATTTAGTACGTTGGGATGAAGGGGCTGATCTTACCAATACGTGGGATGGTATGTATGTTCCTTCTGTGGGAACTCCGATGGATCTAAATGGAGATGGTCAAAATGATGTTTGTTTTTACATTACCGCTCCAACTACGCAAGAAACAGGGGTAAGTTATATAGATGTCTCAGGTAGTAGCATTATGTTAGATAACAAGACCTATGGCCATTTACTTTGGTTGCCTAATACGTCTAAAATATGGGCAGATTATAAATATCTTTACCCAATTCCTACAACAGTTTTACAGAAGAATAAATATTTAGTTCAAAATACAGGTTGGTAG
- a CDS encoding SusC/RagA family TonB-linked outer membrane protein, with product MSIHGTIVNEKGEPISAASVIATDAMTLKELFGNTDSLGQFIIQNGLNDHTYNFKAFYVGYDTGKFNGLHLKEDQDNSIFIRLTPNKKTNLDEVVVVGYGTQRKGNLTGAVSQISGAVLENRSLSNVTQGLQGQIPNLNLVMGDGKPTQSPAFNVRGNTSIGQGGSALVLIDGVQGDPSLLNPNDVASVTVLKDASSAAVYGARAAFGVVLITTKTPKKGRISITYSSDYSSKSPSKIPDVVSDGYQYASSFSSAWSGWNDYNSLPSSMNKTQKFSQDYLDQLKIHDEDPSLPKVGTDASGNYVYYGNTNWYDILYKKHLGAMSQNLSINGSSDKVSYYLTGRYYGQDGLFRYNSDNYHMYNLTGKGTIQATAWLQITNTMQYSNRFYHMPMNSGESGDIWRELADEGHPTSMLYNPDGSLTYSAAYTVGDFVYGKNHINTTSQFLKNTTGFVANLLKNQLSIRGDFTFQNTTQNLDQVTVQVPYNSADGVTSYVGSATNYIKVENQKNNYLAANLYADYEKKLSGGHTFKLLLGYNYEQSTTDTMSVQRNGILYPDATNINLASGSAITTAGMYSKWAILGGFYRLNYNYKNKYLVEMDGRYDGSSKFPNNQRFGFFPSASAAWHISNENFWKVSSKFISDLKLRGSLGALGNGNVNPYTYTENFVLSQSGRVILGNKSQKTSSPNVLPSGLTWEKAITADIGLDAQFLNNRLSFTADIYRRTTKNMFTVGPTLPDVFGASSPYGNYADLRTDGFEFNIGWNDYFNISNSPFHYNIAFWMSDYQATITRYNNVTGTLTDYYVGEKLGSVWGYTNDGYWTAANVSQAAAMQSRFKASNSGTWLPGDIKFKDLNGDGVINNGTNTVNNHGDLSIIGNTTPRYSFGFKLGGDYKGFFVNAFFMGVLKQNWWPGAEADNFWGQYNRPYNYLMQSQVGNMWSEDNPNAYFPRLRGYVAQNSAGELYVKQSKYLQNVRYIKLKNLQVGYNVNKEMMKKLPFQSARIYFSGENLWSASPLYKHMKAIDVENIGGSDADLTDGSYGNGNNYPMLKSYTVGILLSF from the coding sequence ATGTCTATTCATGGCACTATTGTGAATGAAAAAGGAGAACCGATTTCCGCCGCATCTGTAATAGCTACGGATGCGATGACTTTAAAAGAATTATTTGGAAATACAGATAGTTTGGGGCAGTTTATTATTCAAAATGGACTAAATGATCATACCTATAATTTTAAAGCATTCTATGTAGGTTATGATACGGGTAAGTTTAATGGATTACATTTAAAAGAAGATCAAGATAATTCTATTTTTATCAGACTTACTCCAAATAAAAAAACAAATTTGGATGAAGTTGTGGTGGTTGGTTATGGAACGCAAAGGAAGGGTAATTTGACTGGTGCTGTTTCTCAAATAAGTGGTGCAGTATTAGAAAATAGGTCATTGTCTAATGTAACTCAAGGATTACAAGGACAAATTCCTAATTTGAATTTAGTAATGGGGGATGGAAAGCCAACTCAATCTCCTGCATTTAATGTAAGAGGTAATACCTCTATTGGTCAAGGTGGAAGTGCTCTTGTATTAATTGATGGAGTGCAAGGAGATCCTAGTTTGCTTAATCCGAATGATGTTGCTTCTGTTACGGTATTGAAAGATGCCTCCTCTGCTGCTGTATACGGTGCGCGTGCTGCATTTGGTGTGGTATTAATCACGACAAAGACACCAAAGAAAGGCCGTATCAGTATCACATACTCAAGTGATTACTCTTCTAAAAGTCCATCTAAAATACCAGATGTTGTCAGTGATGGATATCAATATGCATCTAGTTTTTCCTCTGCATGGAGTGGATGGAATGACTACAACTCTTTGCCTTCTTCAATGAACAAAACTCAGAAGTTCTCACAAGATTATTTAGATCAATTGAAGATTCATGATGAAGATCCTAGTTTGCCAAAAGTAGGTACGGATGCTAGTGGTAACTATGTATACTATGGCAATACCAATTGGTATGATATTTTATACAAAAAGCATTTAGGTGCTATGAGCCAAAATCTTTCCATTAATGGGAGCTCTGACAAGGTGAGCTATTATTTGACAGGAAGATACTATGGTCAAGATGGATTGTTTAGATATAATTCAGATAATTATCACATGTATAACTTGACGGGAAAAGGTACTATTCAAGCTACTGCTTGGTTGCAAATAACTAATACTATGCAGTACTCTAATAGGTTTTATCACATGCCTATGAATTCAGGTGAAAGTGGAGATATATGGAGGGAATTAGCAGATGAAGGACACCCAACTTCAATGTTATATAATCCAGATGGATCATTGACCTATTCTGCGGCATATACAGTAGGAGACTTTGTGTATGGAAAAAATCATATCAATACAACTTCTCAATTTTTAAAGAATACAACAGGGTTTGTTGCGAATCTTTTGAAAAACCAACTATCTATTAGAGGTGATTTTACTTTTCAAAATACAACGCAAAATCTAGATCAAGTTACCGTACAGGTTCCATACAATAGTGCAGATGGTGTAACCTCTTATGTTGGGTCTGCAACTAACTATATCAAGGTGGAAAACCAAAAAAACAATTATCTCGCAGCCAACTTATATGCTGATTATGAGAAAAAATTGTCTGGCGGTCATACTTTTAAATTGTTGTTAGGGTATAACTATGAACAATCGACTACAGATACGATGTCTGTTCAACGAAATGGTATTTTGTATCCAGATGCAACTAATATAAATCTAGCTTCAGGTAGTGCCATTACAACAGCTGGAATGTATTCTAAATGGGCTATTTTGGGAGGCTTTTACAGATTGAATTATAACTATAAAAATAAATATTTAGTTGAGATGGATGGCCGGTATGACGGTTCTTCTAAATTTCCTAATAATCAACGTTTTGGATTCTTTCCATCTGCATCTGCTGCATGGCATATCTCTAATGAAAATTTTTGGAAAGTGTCCTCCAAATTTATTTCGGATTTAAAATTAAGAGGTTCCTTAGGTGCATTGGGTAATGGTAATGTTAATCCTTATACTTACACAGAAAATTTTGTATTATCTCAATCGGGTAGAGTAATATTGGGAAACAAATCTCAAAAAACGAGTTCTCCTAATGTACTGCCAAGTGGTTTGACTTGGGAAAAAGCAATAACTGCAGATATCGGGTTGGATGCACAATTTTTGAATAATAGATTGTCATTTACTGCGGATATTTATAGACGTACTACCAAAAATATGTTTACAGTAGGACCAACTTTGCCTGATGTCTTCGGTGCAAGTTCTCCTTATGGAAATTATGCAGATTTAAGAACGGATGGATTTGAATTTAATATTGGATGGAATGATTATTTCAATATCTCTAATAGTCCATTCCATTATAATATTGCGTTTTGGATGTCTGATTACCAAGCTACAATCACTAGATATAATAATGTAACTGGGACATTAACAGATTATTATGTTGGTGAAAAATTAGGTTCTGTTTGGGGCTATACCAATGATGGTTATTGGACTGCTGCAAATGTGAGTCAGGCAGCAGCAATGCAATCACGTTTCAAAGCATCTAATTCTGGAACATGGTTGCCTGGTGATATTAAATTTAAAGACCTAAATGGAGATGGTGTAATCAATAATGGAACAAATACAGTAAATAATCATGGCGATTTATCCATTATTGGAAATACAACTCCAAGATATTCCTTTGGATTTAAACTAGGTGGTGATTACAAAGGATTTTTTGTAAATGCTTTCTTTATGGGCGTATTAAAACAAAATTGGTGGCCTGGAGCTGAAGCGGATAATTTTTGGGGACAATATAATAGACCGTATAATTATTTAATGCAATCTCAGGTAGGTAACATGTGGTCAGAAGATAATCCTAATGCCTATTTTCCAAGATTACGTGGTTATGTAGCTCAAAACTCTGCGGGAGAATTGTATGTCAAACAATCCAAATATCTACAAAATGTACGCTATATAAAATTGAAAAATCTGCAAGTAGGGTATAATGTAAATAAAGAAATGATGAAAAAGCTTCCCTTCCAAAGTGCAAGAATCTATTTCAGTGGTGAAAATCTTTGGTCTGCATCCCCATTATATAAACATATGAAAGCTATTGATGTCGAAAATATTGGAGGCTCTGATGCGGATCTTACAGATGGTAGTTATGGTAATGGTAATAATTATCCAATGCTAAAAAGTTATACGGTTGGTATTTTGTTATCATTCTAA